One Schistocerca cancellata isolate TAMUIC-IGC-003103 chromosome 1, iqSchCanc2.1, whole genome shotgun sequence genomic region harbors:
- the LOC126162467 gene encoding peroxidase-like, with product MSLPGIDIQRARDHGVPPYNDLRKKCGLTRANDFGDLIDTTPYPAILKMKKVYKHVDDIDPIVGGALENNIPGTLMGPTFLCLMVNQFLLSQKSDRFFYLNRKQEYPFTEGQINEIKKASIARLMCDHTGVQKIQKRAFLQISKRNSLVDCRHIPAVDLSAWEEKWNVA from the exons ATGAGCCTTCCTGGCATTGATATACAAAGAGCTAGAGACCATGGTGTGCCTCCATACAATGATCTGCGTAAGAAATGTGGGCTTACAAGAGCAAATGACTTTGGTGATCTCATTGATACTACCCCTTATCCA GCAATTctaaaaatgaaaaaagtttataAACATGTTGATGATATTGATCCCATAGTTGGAGGAGCCTTAGAAAATAATATCCCTGGAACATTGATGGGTCcaacatttctgtgtcttatggTTAATCAGTTCCTCTTATCGCAGAAGTCTGACAGATTTTTCTACCTCAATAGGAAACAGGAGTATCCCTTTACTGAAG GACAAATCAATGAAATTAAGAAAGCTAGCATTGCCAGGCTTATGTGTGACCATACAGGTGTTCAAAAGATTCAAAAACGAGCATTTTTGCAGATATCTAAGAG GAATTCGTTAGTAGATTGTAGACATATTCCTGCTGTTGATCTGTCAGCGTGGGAGGAAAAATGGAATGTTGCTTGA